The Littorina saxatilis isolate snail1 linkage group LG1, US_GU_Lsax_2.0, whole genome shotgun sequence nucleotide sequence CTGCTGTAGAGATTAGCGATGTTGGTGATTGCTTTTCATTAGCAtttgcatgggtgggattcttccggtatatgctggaaatccggattcgtcatgtctgtggtgacgttttTTTGGTTGTAGATGGCTGCAGGatgttaattatacaaatccttcagcgtctgggggcccccagacccccccttaacattcttcaggattcatgacatttgtcagtcccacccatgcattTGCAACACTggggaagaaaaacaacaacacttctATCAAAGGTTCATTCTCCATTGCAATTGTGATCTGTGGGGAGAAAAATACTGTCAACTGCATTTGTGATGTTGATATTCCAATTTTATCAGCCAGGCTTGTGAAGAGAGTAGTTTGTGGTTTTTGTCCTGGTTCATGAGAGAGAAAAGATTGAAAACAaatttctgtttgtttctgATAATGAAATGTTTTATTGTAAGAGACCACCAAGGCAGAGTATGTTGTCAGAGGTTTGCTAGAGAGGTTAAGTCAAGAAGTTGGAACAGTTTGTGAGCGCGGATCCTGTAAGTGTGAAACGTAAAGTCTTGAAATCTGCAAATGCCGTGGCCTTTCTGGGAAATGTACAGTGCTTGCATTCACAACTCTTTATTATTTTCAGTTTTGCTGGAAGATTAAAATGTCAACACAGGTCTTTTGAAcgttttgaatgttttagatTGTGTTGTTAGCACAAAGCTTTTGACTGCTGTTGCGTTTTGAATAGATATGGCTGTCATGAGGAGATGGTTGTGGCTTTTTGAGAAGTATAAAACAGTGTATCAGAAGAATGGTTTTGCAACACAAATCTTTTGAGGAGTTTGAATGTCATTTAAACATTTGTTTCTCAGCCTTTTAAAAACTTCAGTGTTGTGGTATGCTTTGtcatatttattttgttttgacaaaagaCAGATTTTGTTCCCTATCTGAACTGATTGCCTTTGAAAGCTGAGCTCAACTTATCTATCTTTCGCAAGTGTACTACTTGTACTTCAgtaatttttgggaagtttGTATAATATGACATTTTGTGTCGTCAGTCATGTCCGTTATATGTACGAGAACTTATATGTAGTGCTGGAGAATGCACTTTCAAGCTCAAAATAACGGATGCATAACAACACCCACATATAGGCATGGAGTGAACACTTGGCATATTTCTGTGTGTTGATTCTGTACAGATGTTTATTTGACTTGAAGCGATGAAGTACAAATCAATGTTCACAGGGTCTAAATGGGGTCAGTTGTTTAGTACGCATGACAAATGGAGTAATCGACAAGACAGTCAAGAGTTTGACTTGCACTTAATGAAATATGATACTAATGCATGCACAGCCTAGCGGTATCATTGTGAGTCATTTTGCCCTGCTGATATGCCGAAGTCACTGAGACAAACTTTGTTCTCGAAATTCTTTGTCAGTTTCTGGAAAACACGTAGGAGAAGCTGCAGAATATTTACATGACGCCATTATTTGCATTATGACATCTTCTCGACCTTTCGCTTTTGATGTCAGATGGTCAGGAAGAGATGTATTGGTTTGTTCAAGTGGTGTCGTTTGTCTTTAAAAGAGTTATTTTTACTCATACTTCTGAACTCATAATTGCACCGGCCTAGATACATTTTGGTATTTTGCATTGTTACGATAGGGCTACAGACTTTTACCAGTTACTTGTTTATGTTATTTCATGTTATTATTCATTTATCACCGTTTTGAACAGATCTTACTGTTAAGTGTAACTGTTTGTAATTGTAGCTGAACTTATGACAACAAAGACATTCACTGTATTGTGAAAACCCTGCACTCGGTTGGATGGAAGTCTCTTTCCGCTTTTATCTCCATGACAATCGTaaggtttttttctccacaaaacagtggaacccctctgttAAGACCAgaaaaatcggagaaaatcggagggagtcttaaaatggagctaaatgtacagaggttatgaacagaaaatggggaaaaataAGGTCTACCAAGGGGgaaagtcttacattgggggggggggggggggggtgtcttgtACACCTATGTTTTATCCATGCAGTCTCATGCTTGTGAGAtctgttgttttgtctgtttcaTTGATAAGGGTGCTATGCCTGTTGTGGGTTATTTCTGTACAGATTTGCCAGCTTTGTGCTGTTGTCTGCGTTTTGTCGTTGAGAATTTAGGGCTTTTCTGCACAGCTCTTAGTTGTACTTGTACAATATACCCACAAAAACAGGCACCAGTGTTATAACTGATTGACTGGGTGATGAAGGCATCCACAGCCCAGAAGCGGAACGGAATCCAGTGGACACTCTGGACACAGTTGGATGACCTGGACTTTGCAGATGACATGGCCCTTCTTTCCCATACCCAACAACAAATGCAGGAGAAGACCAGCACTGTGGCCAACAACTCCGCTCGATTTGGCCTCAACATCCACAAGGGGAAGAGCAAGGTCCTTAGGACCAACGCAACAGCCAACACGACCCCCATCACGCTGGATGGTGAAGCACTGCAAGAGGTAGACAATTTCACCTATCTCGGAAGCATTGTCGACAAGCAGGGTGGCACGGACGTTGATGTTAGAGTCCGGATTGGCAAAGCAAGAGCAGCTTTCCTTCAACTGAAGAACGTATGGGGCATCAGCAGACCTGAGCATCAACACCAAGCTCAGGATTTTCAACACCACGGCAGGGCCTcgcatccacgtcggacatcggacatatgaggatatttttttcaaatgtcctatacatttttcatgcaggaggacaaatgtcctattgtttttgtcacaaagtggtcaatgtctgattattctatcatttgatccggacatcgtcagtacttctcaatttacagtagtttgaatgctattttatcgatgtattgcgaagcgatgtgtagcagacaaaattagacactttgtgcctctagtaccaaagagtttccaaggctcgcaactcggaatgctcgaagccagttgagagttgcttcccttcgcgctttccccgaaaataacaaacatgccGCCTAAACGAAAACTGATCCCAGAGAAGGGACAGAAGAAATTACACTTCAAGTCCCTTCCCTCATCATCTGTCAGTAGCACGGAAACTGAGCTAACATCGGAGCCGAAGAAagacactaccccctccctcacccccacgcGTAACTTCGTCTCAAGCTGGGCGACATCATTCCCGTGGGTGTCGCATGACCCAGAGAGGAAACTTAAGTTTTGCACCTCATGTCAGCACACATGGAAGTCCAACACTTTTACCGTTGGCTGTTCGAACTTTCGCAAATCGGCCCTTACCGATCATCAAGAAACCAAAGACCATGCGAGTGTGCCAGTACCATCTCtccagagagacaaggagatagTTGAAACCCGACagctgacaaaacaagaaaaggggGCAGAAACACTGCACTGACTCGATgtaatttattttatattttctgtTACCTTTTTACCAAGaaaagtatttttgttcttttactggtcaagtttaattatatttacgttttgttacgggaaaaaaatgtcctattgatttgtttttgttcaggacaaatgtcctatcacttttacattggccaggacatttgtcctatgctacctctcatggatgtgaggccctgccACGGTGAAGTCAGTCTTGCTGTATGGAGCCGAAACCTGGAGAACTACAGTTGCCATCACAAGAAAAATCCAGACCTTCATTAACACCTGCCTCAGAAGAATCCTCCGAATTCGCTGGCCTGACACCATCAGCAACAAAGACCTTTGGCAGCGAACAAAACAGATATCCGTAGAACAGGACATTCTGCAAAGACGCTTCCGGTGGATTGGCCACACACACCGCAAGACGACAACCAGCATCCCGCGACAGGCCCTCACATGGAACCCGCAGGGCAAGAGGAGACGAGGCCGGCCGAGAAACACCTGGCGTCGTGACTTGGAGGCAGAGGTGAAACACATCGGCTACACCTGGAGACAACTGGAGAGATTGGCCCAGGATCGGAGTGCCTGGCGAGCTCTTGTGGGTGGCCTATGCCCCGGACGGGGTCAAAAgcataagtaagtaagtaagtaagtgttATAATTGAGAGGAAAGTAATAAAGCTGTGAAGAACCTGCATCAGTTCTCTATGATGGCATTGACAAGTAAATCTTCAGATGATATTCCTGTGAAATACTTGTTCAAATGATATCTGTTAAGGATACATTTATTTAGGTAACAAGGCAAGTAAACATTCACACCAGTGTTATTTACAGCAAGATTTAAGATTAGCGGTTTCAGTCTTTGAGTTTGATAATATTCAGAGTAAAATGTGGGCAGTGAAACTCATTTGTGCAATATGGCCAATGTTCTGCTAATGTGTGCTTGTAAATTCAATATATAAACACAAACCAGACACATAACTGTGTAAGACTGAGAGTCCTGTGATTTTGCCCTCTAGGAGGATGTTGTACTGTAAAATATTataatttattttattcatgttttttctTAGCTTATGGCTTGTCTAGAACAGATAATTATCAGTATATCACTCATTTTATCTGCAAATTAATTTTGAAAAACAAGAGTTCTGTACTCATTCAGTGAGTACAGaagtcttttgtttttcaactttgttcatctcaccacagtcactttgttgtttagatcTGCAAATTAATGTTACCTTTTGTTTCTGGAACTTTGTCAACTGAGAATGAGACAGCAGAGTTAAAATTCACACCAAAATGTGCAGTATCCCTGTTCCTGTTCTATAAACTTGCTTTGTCTCTTGTTTGAAAGTGTAATAAGAAACCACTGTTTGCAAACTTTTGTATGCAACCTGCTGTCCTTATCTCCGTTATTTTTTTGTCAATGATTAAACCTTCAACCTTGAAGATATTACTCGGATCTCACATTTTGGTCCATCTTAGTCTAAATACTTTGagagtgtgtctgtgagtggctttatttgagtgtgtgtatgacatGCTACCTGTTTTCCACAATATTATAGTCATGTGCCTCATATGGTCACTGTTATTTTTATGAGTTTCAAGAAATAAAATTAAGTTTTTGATGTGTGATTTTATACTTTGcattttgattgtgtgtgttttacattcTTAATCTCATGAACTTTGCTTTGGGCATTATGCTGTAGAGACATTCATTTCTTTTTCCAGTCTCTTTATTTTGGAATTTGCAAAATTGTGACTTGTTGGCTTATTAGTATATAGGTGAAACGTTTGTGTTTTATCATTGTTCCATTCACCGTTTGCAATTGTGAAACTGACATTTTCGAATGACTGTAAGGTATTTTAGTTCTACAAGTTGTGATCGTGTTCAGTGGCACAATCAACAAGGTACACTCAGATGCACACATGGTATCAAAGGTTGTCTTTTTGTTCAAGAAAGGATTGGTATTTTTAACCTTATTTAAAATGGGAtgagggaaggagggggggcgAATGTACTTTTGCAATTTTTCCTGTTGCAGTGTTTTGGCTTGATGAACTTGAATTTTGAGCGCAAATTCCTTTTACATTCTGTTTTTTCACCGATTTTGATGTTACGGACAAAAATGGCTTTGCTCTGCTGCTGCAAATTCATTTGAATAAAAATTTCATGGAATTTCAATCTTGCTGTTATCGTGTGGGGGAagtgtttgtgtatgcttgtgtgCGAGAATGAATTGCAGTTTTAAATGCACACAAtgacacagacaaaacaaatgtaaattTCAGAACCTTCTCCTCGACGAGCTTTAATCCCAAACATTTGTTtaaaaatcattaaaaaaatgatgacaaatatgGAAGAATATAAAGTGCATTCGGCATCAAGTTTCTCGGATCAATGCTCACAAACGTTACAGTTGTTTCATTCAATATTCAGCGCATGCGTTCAGCTGCACATGATCTCAGATGCTCATATatcacacctttttttttaaacgaaatatACAAAAGTTTCTCAAGTTATCAAACCTCATGTTGATATACACACtgttacatgcacacacaaacatactaaCCACACACATCTGTAAGAACAGCTCTTGATATAGATCAGTGATCTCAGGTGCTTCATAAAAAGTATGTGAACTTGTAAAGTGATGTCAACCATTCCCACGCCCCTAACAACGGCAGAACCTTTTCtcgcac carries:
- the LOC138974068 gene encoding uncharacterized protein; the encoded protein is MKASTAQKRNGIQWTLWTQLDDLDFADDMALLSHTQQQMQEKTSTVANNSARFGLNIHKGKSKVLRTNATANTTPITLDGEALQEVDNFTYLGSIVDKQGGTDVDVRVRIGKARAAFLQLKNVWGISRPEHQHQAQDFQHHGRASHPRRTSDI